Proteins encoded by one window of Flagellimonas lutaonensis:
- a CDS encoding ribonucleotide-diphosphate reductase subunit beta: MSSAVEPILQENKDRFVIFPIQHHDLWEWYKKQEACFWTAEEIDLHQDLSDWTTKLNDDERYFIKHILAFFAASDGIVNENLAENFVNEVQYSEAKFFYGFQIMMENIHSETYSLLIDTYVKDEKEKNILFKAIENFPAIKKKADWALKWIESPSFAERLIAFAAVEGIFFSGAFCSIFWLKKRGLMPGLTFSNELISRDEGMHCDYAVHLHNNHLVNKVPKERIKEIIVDALNIEREFITESLPVSLIGMNAKLMTQYLEFVTDRLLVELGCEKVYNSTNPFDFMDMISLQGKTNFFEKRVSEYQKAGVLNKEKDTDSQKISFDADF; this comes from the coding sequence ATGTCATCAGCCGTTGAGCCCATTTTGCAAGAAAACAAAGACCGATTTGTCATTTTTCCCATTCAGCACCACGATTTGTGGGAATGGTACAAAAAGCAGGAAGCTTGCTTCTGGACGGCCGAAGAGATAGACCTGCACCAAGACCTATCGGATTGGACCACCAAACTCAACGATGACGAGCGCTATTTCATCAAACATATTCTGGCATTCTTCGCAGCTTCTGATGGTATCGTAAACGAGAACCTTGCCGAAAACTTCGTGAACGAAGTGCAGTATTCTGAGGCCAAGTTCTTCTATGGTTTTCAGATTATGATGGAAAACATCCATTCAGAAACCTATTCGTTGCTCATCGATACCTATGTGAAAGACGAGAAGGAGAAGAACATTCTGTTCAAGGCCATCGAAAATTTCCCTGCTATCAAGAAAAAAGCTGATTGGGCGTTGAAATGGATTGAGTCGCCAAGTTTTGCAGAGCGCCTTATTGCGTTTGCAGCGGTCGAAGGTATTTTCTTCTCGGGTGCTTTCTGCTCCATTTTTTGGCTGAAGAAAAGAGGCCTGATGCCCGGATTGACCTTTTCCAATGAATTGATTTCAAGGGATGAGGGCATGCATTGCGACTATGCGGTACATCTGCACAACAACCACTTGGTGAACAAGGTGCCCAAAGAACGTATAAAGGAAATTATCGTCGATGCGCTGAACATTGAGCGTGAGTTCATCACCGAATCACTTCCGGTAAGCTTGATTGGAATGAACGCTAAATTGATGACCCAATATCTGGAGTTTGTGACCGACAGGCTCTTGGTCGAACTCGGATGCGAAAAGGTCTATAATTCCACCAACCCGTTTGATTTCATGGATATGATTTCCCTTCAGGGAAAAACAAACTTTTTTGAAAAAAGGGTTTCAGAGTACCAAAAAGCGGGTGTGCTCAACAAAGAGAAAGACACCGATTCACAGAAAATCAGCTTCGACGCTGATTTCTGA
- a CDS encoding four helix bundle protein yields the protein MKEKLKKRTQTFAIDCGYLCSRFPATREYDAYCRQLIRCAASVGANYRAACRAKSDADFLNKLKIVEEEADESMYFLEILLIISQKEHQEIKRLLQEANELLSIIVASINTVRKRIKDKK from the coding sequence GTGAAAGAAAAATTAAAGAAGCGCACACAAACATTTGCGATAGATTGCGGGTATCTGTGTTCAAGATTTCCGGCCACAAGAGAATACGATGCTTACTGTCGGCAATTGATAAGGTGTGCAGCCTCGGTCGGAGCGAATTACAGGGCGGCGTGTAGGGCAAAATCAGATGCCGATTTTTTGAACAAGCTGAAAATTGTTGAAGAAGAGGCTGATGAGAGCATGTATTTTTTGGAGATACTCTTGATCATATCCCAAAAAGAGCATCAAGAAATAAAGAGGTTGTTGCAGGAGGCCAACGAGTTATTGTCAATTATAGTGGCTTCCATCAATACGGTAAGAAAAAGAATAAAAGACAAAAAATAA
- a CDS encoding ribonucleoside-diphosphate reductase subunit alpha, producing MYVVKRDGRKEPVMFDKITARVRKLCYGLSELVDPIKVSMRVIEGLYDGVTTSELDNLAAEIAATMTTTHPDYAKLAARISVSNLHKNTKKSFSETMKDLYEYVNPRTGKKAPLLSKEVYKVISENAERLDSTIIYNRDFGYDYFGFKTLERSYLLKLNGKIAERPQHMLMRVAVGIHLDDLDSAIETYELMSKKYFTHATPTLFNSGTPKPQMSSCFLLTMKEDSIDGIYDTLKQTAKISQSAGGIGLSIHNVRATGSYIAGTNGTSNGIVPMLRVFNDTARYVDQGGGKRKGSFAIYVEPWHADIFDFLDLKKNHGKEEMRARDLFYAMWIPDLFMKRVEADGEWTLMCPNECPGLFTTHSEEFEALYTKYEAEGKGRKTIKARELWEKILESQIETGTPYMLYKDAANRKSNQKNLGTIRSSNLCTEILEYTSPDEVAVCNLASIALPMFVKNGKFDHKELFKVTKRVTKNLNRVIDRNYYPIKEAENSNMRHRPIGLGVQGLADTFILLRLPFTSDEAKKLNQEIFETLYYAAVTASMELAKVEGPYSTYEGSPISQGEFQHNLWGIKDEELSGRWDWGKLRKEVKKHGVRNSLLVAPMPTASTSQILGNNECFEPYTSNIYTRRVLSGEFIVVNKHLLEDLVKLGLWNESLKQELMRANGSIQHIDAIPDEIKELYKTVWELSMKDIIDMSRQRGYFIDQSQSLNLFMENANYAKLTSMHFYAWKSGLKTGMYYLRTKAAVDAIKFTLDNTKKKEVPVSVVAEAEVEAASPETAKNLEVKPTPVSTQEVDVQPMTEAEMKALIAQAKEGQADDDCLMCGS from the coding sequence ATGTATGTAGTAAAAAGAGACGGAAGAAAAGAGCCTGTAATGTTTGACAAAATTACGGCCCGAGTTAGAAAATTATGCTATGGCCTTAGTGAATTGGTTGACCCGATCAAGGTGTCAATGCGGGTTATAGAAGGGCTTTACGATGGTGTCACGACCTCAGAGCTCGATAACCTGGCCGCTGAGATTGCGGCTACCATGACCACCACACACCCTGATTACGCAAAGCTGGCTGCGCGCATTTCCGTTTCAAACCTGCATAAGAACACCAAAAAATCGTTCTCTGAAACGATGAAAGACCTGTACGAATATGTGAACCCCCGTACTGGAAAAAAGGCTCCGTTGCTCTCGAAAGAGGTCTATAAGGTCATTTCAGAAAATGCCGAAAGACTTGATTCGACCATAATCTATAACCGCGACTTTGGCTACGACTACTTTGGCTTCAAAACGTTGGAAAGATCTTATTTGTTGAAGCTGAACGGAAAGATTGCAGAAAGGCCGCAACATATGTTGATGCGGGTTGCAGTGGGTATCCATTTAGACGATTTGGACTCGGCCATTGAGACTTATGAGCTCATGTCAAAGAAGTATTTTACCCATGCGACCCCCACACTATTCAATTCTGGCACACCCAAACCACAGATGTCATCATGTTTTTTATTGACCATGAAAGAAGATAGCATCGATGGCATTTATGATACCTTGAAGCAAACAGCCAAAATCTCACAATCTGCTGGTGGTATCGGTCTTTCGATTCACAATGTGCGGGCCACTGGATCGTATATCGCCGGCACCAATGGAACATCAAATGGCATTGTGCCGATGTTGCGGGTTTTTAACGACACCGCACGTTACGTTGACCAAGGGGGCGGCAAAAGAAAGGGAAGTTTTGCCATTTACGTAGAACCTTGGCATGCCGATATCTTTGATTTTCTTGATTTGAAAAAGAACCATGGGAAAGAAGAGATGCGGGCACGCGACCTGTTCTACGCCATGTGGATACCCGATTTGTTCATGAAACGGGTCGAGGCCGATGGCGAATGGACGCTTATGTGCCCCAACGAATGCCCAGGGCTGTTCACCACCCATAGCGAAGAATTTGAAGCGCTATACACCAAGTATGAGGCTGAGGGCAAAGGCCGCAAGACCATTAAGGCCCGCGAACTGTGGGAAAAGATATTGGAATCGCAGATTGAAACCGGCACCCCTTACATGCTTTACAAAGACGCGGCCAACCGCAAGAGCAACCAAAAGAATCTGGGCACCATCAGATCATCGAACCTGTGTACCGAGATTTTGGAATATACTTCACCCGATGAGGTTGCCGTCTGCAACTTGGCATCCATTGCATTGCCCATGTTCGTAAAAAATGGCAAGTTCGATCACAAAGAACTTTTCAAGGTCACCAAAAGGGTCACCAAAAACCTGAACCGGGTCATTGATAGAAATTACTACCCGATCAAAGAGGCCGAGAACTCAAATATGCGCCATAGGCCCATCGGTTTAGGGGTACAGGGTTTGGCAGACACCTTTATTCTCTTGCGATTGCCGTTTACCAGCGATGAGGCCAAGAAATTGAACCAAGAGATTTTTGAGACCCTTTACTATGCCGCTGTAACGGCTTCTATGGAGCTGGCCAAGGTAGAGGGACCCTATTCCACTTACGAGGGGTCACCCATCTCACAAGGCGAGTTTCAGCATAACCTGTGGGGCATTAAGGATGAGGAGCTTTCAGGAAGATGGGACTGGGGAAAATTGCGCAAAGAAGTTAAAAAGCACGGTGTTCGAAACTCGTTGTTGGTTGCTCCTATGCCAACTGCCTCTACCTCACAGATACTAGGAAACAATGAGTGCTTTGAGCCCTATACCTCAAACATATATACGCGTCGTGTACTATCGGGTGAGTTCATTGTGGTGAACAAGCATCTGTTGGAAGACTTGGTGAAACTTGGTCTTTGGAACGAAAGCCTAAAACAGGAGTTGATGCGGGCCAATGGCTCCATCCAACATATTGATGCCATACCGGACGAAATCAAAGAATTGTACAAGACCGTTTGGGAGTTGAGCATGAAAGACATTATTGACATGAGCCGTCAGCGAGGTTACTTTATTGATCAGAGCCAATCGCTAAACCTCTTTATGGAAAATGCCAACTATGCCAAATTGACCTCGATGCACTTCTATGCATGGAAGAGCGGACTCAAGACGGGTATGTATTACCTGCGCACCAAAGCGGCCGTTGACGCCATTAAGTTTACGTTGGACAATACCAAGAAAAAGGAAGTGCCCGTTAGCGTCGTGGCCGAAGCCGAAGTGGAGGCAGCCTCACCAGAGACAGCAAAAAATCTGGAAGTAAAACCCACACCGGTAAGTACACAAGAAGTAGATGTTCAACCGATGACCGAGGCTGAGATGAAGGCATTGATCGCACAGGCCAAAGAGGGCCAGGCAGACGACGACTGCCTTATGTGTGGATCATGA
- a CDS encoding gluconate 2-dehydrogenase subunit 3 family protein produces the protein MERRSALKNMGMAFGYAVATPTLLGILQGCKDKPPYAEWVPNFFDKEQGYALAQTLDVILPKTDTPSATELNVHVFIDAFMNEVIPEEAQAFIKMRTETFFNRVLADSGKVSLMDVEAADIEPVLAKYLRKRTDEEEQSHNEIIDSYMEAVTKGGQAGLDEDVSNFSFANDLRGMAIWAFKNTEHIGEEVLAYLPVPGQYIGCGDVNELTQGKAWSL, from the coding sequence ATGGAAAGAAGATCTGCACTCAAAAATATGGGCATGGCATTTGGCTATGCCGTCGCCACACCAACCTTATTGGGAATCTTACAAGGCTGTAAAGACAAACCGCCCTATGCCGAATGGGTGCCCAACTTTTTTGATAAAGAACAGGGTTATGCCTTGGCCCAGACCCTTGACGTCATTTTGCCTAAGACAGACACCCCTTCTGCGACCGAACTGAACGTGCATGTGTTCATCGATGCATTTATGAACGAGGTAATTCCTGAAGAGGCCCAGGCTTTCATAAAAATGCGAACCGAGACCTTTTTCAACAGGGTCTTGGCAGATTCGGGCAAGGTAAGTCTCATGGATGTGGAAGCTGCCGACATTGAACCTGTTCTGGCAAAATACCTTAGAAAAAGAACCGATGAGGAAGAACAATCTCACAATGAAATAATCGATAGCTATATGGAAGCTGTGACGAAAGGTGGGCAAGCTGGCCTTGACGAAGATGTATCAAATTTTTCGTTTGCCAATGACCTTCGGGGAATGGCCATTTGGGCATTCAAGAACACAGAGCATATCGGAGAGGAAGTATTGGCATACCTTCCGGTACCCGGCCAATACATTGGCTGTGGTGATGTCAACGAACTGACACAGGGCAAGGCTTGGTCGCTATAG
- a CDS encoding GMC oxidoreductase has product MSKFYYNEEQESYDAIVVGTGISGGWAAKELCENGLKTLVLERGRMVKHREDYPTANMDPWDFPHNGELPREEQAKQQKQARTGYTVKAPHNFWFVNDLEHPYNEIKRFDWMRGYHVGGRSIMWGRHSYRWSDIDFEANKRDGIAVDWPVRYKDIAPWYDKVEAYIGVTGEKLGLPQLPDGVFEPMMELNCVEQHVREKVAEHFDGRVVTAGRVAHINSDKKFEGDGRTRCQFRNRCIRGCPFGAYFSSVSSTLPAAERTGNMTLRPDSIVHQVIYDPDTKKATGVKVIDRVTKEEFEFKAKVIFLCASAIASTAILMQSKSDRFPDGLGNDSDQLGRNIMDHHLGVGASGKFDGFDDKYYKGRKPNGIYIPRFRNLGGSSNTDSFIRGYGYQGGAGRGNWEETIAEMSHGKGLKDAILKPGGWTFGMGGFGEVLPYEDNRMTLDYDNLDQWGLPTVTFDAEFKENEWNMREDMKNQAVEMLTKAGLRDVEPFDNPGALGLGIHEMGTARMGRDPRTSVVNGYNQVHACKNVYVTDGAFMTSAACVNPSLTYMAFTARAANHAAQELKKGNI; this is encoded by the coding sequence ATGAGCAAATTCTATTACAACGAAGAACAAGAATCGTATGATGCCATAGTGGTCGGGACAGGCATCAGCGGTGGCTGGGCCGCCAAAGAACTTTGTGAAAACGGACTCAAGACTTTGGTGCTCGAAAGGGGAAGAATGGTCAAACATCGAGAAGATTATCCTACTGCCAATATGGACCCCTGGGATTTTCCACACAATGGAGAATTGCCAAGAGAAGAACAGGCCAAACAACAAAAACAGGCCAGAACGGGTTACACCGTCAAGGCCCCACATAATTTCTGGTTTGTGAACGACCTTGAGCACCCTTACAACGAAATAAAACGTTTTGATTGGATGCGTGGCTACCACGTGGGTGGGCGTTCCATTATGTGGGGGCGTCATAGTTATCGGTGGAGCGACATTGATTTTGAAGCCAACAAACGGGATGGCATTGCCGTTGATTGGCCTGTTCGCTATAAAGATATTGCCCCTTGGTACGATAAGGTTGAGGCCTACATCGGGGTTACTGGCGAAAAACTGGGCCTGCCCCAATTGCCCGACGGCGTTTTTGAACCCATGATGGAGCTTAACTGTGTTGAGCAGCATGTACGTGAAAAAGTGGCCGAACATTTTGATGGCCGTGTGGTCACGGCAGGCCGGGTTGCCCACATTAATAGCGACAAAAAATTTGAGGGCGACGGCAGAACCCGTTGCCAGTTCAGAAACCGTTGTATCAGAGGTTGCCCGTTCGGGGCCTATTTTAGTAGCGTATCGTCTACCCTGCCAGCAGCCGAAAGAACGGGCAATATGACGTTGCGACCAGACTCTATAGTGCACCAGGTAATCTATGATCCAGATACGAAAAAGGCCACTGGGGTCAAGGTCATTGACCGCGTTACCAAAGAAGAATTTGAATTCAAGGCCAAGGTTATCTTTTTGTGTGCCTCGGCCATCGCATCCACCGCTATATTGATGCAGTCAAAATCGGATCGTTTCCCTGATGGACTAGGGAACGATTCTGACCAATTGGGAAGAAACATCATGGACCACCATTTAGGCGTTGGCGCCTCTGGAAAGTTTGATGGCTTTGACGATAAATATTATAAGGGAAGAAAGCCCAACGGCATCTACATTCCGCGTTTTAGAAATCTTGGCGGCAGCTCCAATACCGATTCGTTCATTCGTGGATACGGCTACCAAGGTGGTGCCGGCAGGGGCAACTGGGAAGAGACCATCGCTGAAATGTCTCATGGCAAGGGACTCAAAGATGCCATTTTGAAACCTGGCGGATGGACCTTTGGTATGGGTGGCTTTGGAGAGGTGCTTCCCTACGAAGATAACCGCATGACCCTTGATTATGATAATTTAGACCAATGGGGGCTGCCAACCGTGACCTTCGATGCCGAGTTTAAGGAAAACGAATGGAACATGAGGGAAGACATGAAAAACCAAGCTGTTGAAATGTTGACCAAAGCTGGTTTAAGAGATGTAGAGCCCTTTGACAACCCTGGTGCACTGGGCCTCGGCATACATGAAATGGGCACTGCAAGAATGGGCCGCGACCCAAGAACCTCTGTGGTGAACGGCTACAACCAAGTACATGCCTGCAAGAATGTTTATGTTACCGATGGGGCCTTTATGACCTCAGCGGCCTGTGTAAACCCCTCTTTGACCTATATGGCCTTTACCGCAAGGGCGGCCAACCATGCAGCACAAGAACTTAAAAAAGGAAACATCTAA
- a CDS encoding sugar phosphate isomerase/epimerase family protein: protein MKRRQFIGNSAKAGVGLSIMGIYACKNTNKKEAKEEETAVEAAVEPFFKLSLAQWSINKMIRNDGVDPYTFAEKAKAWGFEGLEYVSGLYYPLLEKDNFSEAAMKEFVDRSNAESQKHGLTNLLIMIDGQGNLAAEESTERTAAVENHHKWVDAAAAMGCHSIRVNLNGSTDPEVWKEASIDGLTQLASYAKDKNINIIVENHGGPSSNAAWLAEIMKEVNMANCGTLPDFGNFCMKREDGSYYESKCIEEYDKYKGVKELMPYAKAVSAKSYDFDEEGNETTIDYVRMLKIVKDAGYTGYIGVEYEGNELGEKEGILATKNLLINAAKKI from the coding sequence ATGAAAAGACGACAGTTTATCGGCAACAGCGCCAAAGCAGGTGTGGGCTTGTCGATCATGGGCATCTACGCATGCAAGAACACCAACAAAAAGGAGGCGAAAGAAGAAGAAACAGCAGTTGAAGCCGCGGTCGAGCCTTTCTTCAAGCTTTCTTTGGCACAGTGGTCTATCAACAAAATGATACGTAACGATGGGGTGGATCCCTACACCTTTGCCGAAAAAGCAAAGGCTTGGGGCTTTGAAGGACTGGAATATGTGAGCGGCCTATACTATCCGTTGCTTGAGAAAGATAATTTCTCTGAAGCCGCCATGAAAGAATTTGTTGACAGAAGCAATGCCGAGAGCCAAAAACACGGCCTCACCAATTTATTGATTATGATTGATGGTCAAGGTAATTTGGCAGCTGAAGAAAGTACCGAAAGAACCGCTGCCGTAGAAAACCACCATAAGTGGGTCGATGCCGCTGCCGCCATGGGCTGTCATTCCATTCGTGTCAACCTGAATGGCAGCACAGACCCCGAGGTATGGAAAGAGGCCTCAATCGATGGACTTACCCAATTGGCAAGTTATGCCAAAGACAAGAACATCAATATTATAGTAGAGAACCATGGGGGCCCTTCGTCAAATGCGGCATGGCTTGCAGAAATAATGAAAGAGGTAAATATGGCGAATTGTGGCACCCTGCCAGATTTTGGCAATTTCTGCATGAAACGGGAAGATGGATCCTATTATGAATCAAAATGTATTGAAGAGTATGACAAATACAAAGGGGTAAAAGAATTGATGCCCTATGCCAAGGCAGTCAGTGCCAAATCATATGATTTTGATGAAGAAGGCAACGAAACCACCATCGATTATGTGCGTATGTTGAAGATTGTAAAAGATGCGGGCTATACGGGCTATATCGGGGTAGAATATGAAGGAAATGAACTGGGCGAAAAAGAAGGTATCTTGGCGACCAAGAACCTTTTGATCAATGCAGCCAAGAAAATATAG
- a CDS encoding DinB family protein, giving the protein MKVLFNQLFDYNFYCNRKLIEKCVALDEVPEKSRVLFSHILNAHHIWNHRVLQKPSTFDVWQEHPLGNWQDIHYENQRTSFEIVTNADDFEKRVEYETTEGRVFANDLKDILFHIINHSTHHRGQILMDFRSNGMDPDQLDYIFYRR; this is encoded by the coding sequence ATGAAAGTACTCTTTAACCAACTGTTCGACTATAACTTCTACTGCAACCGCAAACTGATAGAAAAGTGCGTTGCCCTAGATGAAGTGCCCGAGAAAAGTAGGGTGCTGTTCAGCCATATTTTGAACGCCCACCATATCTGGAACCATCGTGTACTTCAAAAACCATCGACATTCGATGTGTGGCAAGAACATCCGTTGGGCAATTGGCAAGACATTCACTACGAGAACCAGCGAACATCTTTTGAAATAGTTACCAATGCCGATGATTTTGAGAAAAGAGTGGAGTACGAGACCACCGAGGGGCGCGTTTTCGCCAACGATTTAAAGGACATACTGTTTCATATCATCAACCACTCTACGCATCACCGTGGACAGATTTTGATGGATTTTAGGTCTAACGGTATGGACCCCGATCAATTGGATTACATTTTTTATAGACGCTGA
- a CDS encoding nucleoside permease, with amino-acid sequence MKTSTKFQLSFMMFLEFFIWGGWFVTLGTFLGNNLNASGGEIAQAFSTQSWGAIIAPFIIGLIADRYFNAERILGVLHLLGAVLMYQMYGATDFSQFYPFVLGYMILYMPTLALVNSVSFNQMKDPSKEFAFVRVFGTIGWIAAGLIISYVFLWDSTEGIESGLLRNTFLMVAIASAVLGLFSFTLPKTPPRVDRKEKVSISSILGLDALKLLKDRNFLVFFISSVLICIPLAFYYQNANPFLSEIGMDNPTGKMTIGQASEVIFMLLLPYFFKKFGFKKTIMVGMLAWTVRYLLFAYGNAGDLAFMLIIGIALHGICYDFFFVSGQIYTDTKAGEKYKSAAQGLITLATYGVGMLIGFWIAGKITDMFLLEDGSHTWENIWVYPAGFALVVLIVFMLLFKNEEVSYKN; translated from the coding sequence ATGAAAACAAGCACCAAGTTTCAATTGTCATTTATGATGTTCCTTGAATTTTTTATTTGGGGAGGATGGTTCGTAACTCTCGGCACTTTTTTAGGAAACAATTTAAATGCCTCGGGCGGTGAAATCGCGCAGGCTTTTTCGACCCAATCTTGGGGGGCCATCATAGCCCCTTTTATCATCGGGCTGATTGCAGACCGCTATTTCAATGCCGAACGTATTTTGGGCGTTTTGCATCTATTGGGGGCAGTGCTCATGTACCAGATGTACGGGGCTACTGATTTTTCACAGTTCTATCCCTTTGTTTTGGGTTATATGATCTTGTACATGCCCACCTTGGCCTTGGTCAATTCGGTGTCGTTCAACCAAATGAAAGACCCCTCAAAAGAGTTCGCTTTTGTACGCGTGTTTGGCACCATTGGTTGGATTGCAGCAGGGCTCATTATCAGCTACGTATTTCTATGGGACTCTACAGAAGGAATCGAGTCGGGCTTACTGCGGAACACCTTTTTAATGGTGGCCATTGCCTCGGCAGTGTTGGGGCTGTTCAGTTTTACCTTGCCCAAAACACCCCCGAGGGTGGATAGAAAAGAAAAGGTGAGCATTTCAAGTATTTTGGGGCTTGATGCCTTGAAACTGTTGAAAGACCGTAACTTTTTGGTCTTCTTTATTTCTTCCGTATTGATATGTATTCCCTTGGCGTTCTATTATCAAAATGCCAATCCGTTTCTGTCAGAAATCGGTATGGACAATCCCACCGGAAAAATGACCATTGGGCAGGCATCAGAAGTGATTTTTATGCTGTTACTGCCATATTTCTTCAAAAAGTTCGGTTTCAAAAAGACCATTATGGTGGGTATGTTGGCGTGGACAGTTCGTTACCTGTTGTTTGCCTATGGCAATGCAGGCGATTTGGCCTTCATGTTGATCATTGGTATTGCATTGCATGGTATCTGCTATGATTTCTTTTTTGTTTCCGGGCAGATTTATACCGATACAAAGGCCGGCGAAAAATATAAAAGTGCGGCACAGGGTCTGATTACACTGGCCACCTACGGGGTGGGCATGCTGATCGGCTTTTGGATTGCGGGCAAGATTACCGATATGTTCTTGTTGGAAGACGGTAGCCACACCTGGGAAAACATCTGGGTCTACCCCGCAGGTTTTGCCTTGGTGGTCTTGATAGTATTTATGCTGCTGTTCAAAAACGAGGAAGTATCCTATAAAAACTAA
- a CDS encoding MFS transporter, whose product MENINKNRLFIASCVALLVTAMTFAIRARLETVFGPEGVGLTLEQIGWAFTPAFWGFTLAMIIGGPLVDSLGIKKITWIAFITHAIGIVWTILARDQTSLFLATLFVGIGNGMVEASLNPMIASMYPKNKTKMLNRFHVWFPGGIVVGSIVGWFVMDVMGLSWQIMVGTLFIPLLVYGFMFFGQKFPVTERVKMGVSTGNMWKSVTKPLFLFMVLCMLLTAATELGTNQRIESLLKENVTAPLLVLAFINGIMATGRAFAGQVAHRLKPEGMLLFSAVFAFLGLWLLTLTSGSMTFLAAAIFAVGITFFWPTMLSFVAEYIPESGALGLSIMGGAGMLSVSIVLPIMGNILDNASANEALKIMSVLPAILIVLFIGLNVYMRKRKPKNVEA is encoded by the coding sequence ATGGAAAACATCAACAAGAATCGATTGTTCATAGCCTCGTGTGTGGCCCTTTTGGTCACAGCCATGACCTTTGCCATTCGGGCACGGTTAGAGACTGTTTTTGGACCTGAAGGGGTAGGCCTCACCTTGGAACAGATCGGTTGGGCGTTTACCCCGGCATTTTGGGGCTTTACGCTGGCCATGATCATTGGAGGGCCTTTGGTCGATTCGCTTGGAATAAAAAAAATCACTTGGATTGCCTTCATTACACATGCCATTGGTATTGTTTGGACCATTCTGGCACGTGACCAGACTTCATTATTTTTGGCTACACTGTTCGTAGGTATCGGCAACGGTATGGTCGAAGCCTCTTTGAACCCTATGATTGCCTCGATGTACCCTAAGAACAAGACGAAAATGCTGAACCGTTTTCACGTATGGTTTCCAGGGGGCATAGTGGTAGGATCCATTGTCGGTTGGTTTGTGATGGACGTTATGGGCCTTAGTTGGCAGATAATGGTGGGCACCTTGTTTATACCCTTGTTGGTCTATGGATTCATGTTTTTTGGCCAAAAATTCCCTGTTACCGAGCGTGTAAAAATGGGGGTGAGCACGGGTAATATGTGGAAAAGTGTCACAAAACCCCTGTTTCTGTTTATGGTGTTGTGCATGTTGTTGACTGCTGCCACCGAATTGGGCACCAATCAACGAATCGAATCCCTTCTGAAAGAGAATGTGACGGCACCCTTGTTGGTGCTGGCCTTTATAAACGGCATTATGGCCACAGGCCGTGCCTTTGCCGGTCAGGTGGCGCATAGACTTAAGCCTGAGGGTATGTTGCTGTTTTCGGCAGTTTTTGCATTTTTAGGGCTTTGGTTGTTGACGCTCACCAGTGGGTCCATGACCTTTTTGGCAGCAGCCATTTTTGCAGTGGGCATTACGTTCTTCTGGCCCACAATGCTGTCGTTTGTGGCAGAATATATACCCGAGAGCGGGGCCTTGGGGCTCTCGATCATGGGTGGGGCCGGAATGCTATCAGTTTCGATAGTGTTGCCCATTATGGGAAACATTCTTGACAATGCCAGTGCCAACGAAGCGTTGAAAATCATGTCGGTTTTACCGGCAATATTGATAGTTTTGTTCATCGGACTGAACGTTTATATGAGAAAGAGAAAACCTAAAAATGTTGAAGCATAA